Genomic window (Bacillus vallismortis):
CTCGCTTTGCTTAAAACCGCATTTAAATTGGCGCCGTCATAGTACAGTTTCCCCCCCGCTTGGTGAACAATTTCCGCCATCTCGGTGATCTGCTCCTCAAACAAGCCAAGCGTGTTCGGATTCGTCAGCATAAGAGCAGCAGTTTCTTCATTCACTGATCTTTTTAAATCTTCCAGATCGACAAGCCCATTTTCATTCGATTTCACCGTAATCGTTTCAAAGCCAGCTACTGTCGCTGAAGCAGGATTTGTCCCGTGCGCGGAATCAGGAACAATGACCTTCGTCCGCTTGAAATCCCCGCGCGCTTCATGATAGGCGCGGATCATCATCAGCCCCGTCCATTCGCCATGCGCCCCGGCAGCTGGCTGAAGCGTAACCTCATCCATTCCCGTAATTTCCTCGAGGTGCTCACTTAAATCATATAAAAGCTCTAAAGCGCCTTGCACCGTGTCTTCATCTTGAAGAGGATGAATTGCAGCAAAACCGGGAATGCGCGCGATTTTTTCATTGATTTTCGGATTGTATTTCATTGTGCAAGAACCGAGCGGATAAAAGCCTGAATCCACCCCGTGATTCCGTTTGGACAGCGCTGTATAATGGCGCATGATATCCAGCTCCGACACCTCCGGCAGCTCTGCGTCCCCGCCACGAATATAGGTGTCTGATAAGAGGTCCTCCAATTCGACTTCCGGTACATCGAGCTCCGGCAGACTGTAGCCGATGCGGCCTTTTCTGGAAAGCTCAAAAATAAGTGCCTGATCTTGATTACTCATGGCGATCCCCCAATTCCTGAATGAGTGCGTCAATTTCTTCTTTTGTTCTCAGCTCCGTTACAGCAATCAGCATATGACAGTCCAGCTCCGGATACGTCAGCCCAAGATCGTATCCGCCGATGATGCCTTTTGCCAGCAAACGTTGGTTCACAGCTTTCACCGGTTCATCCAGTTTGATGACAAATTCATTAAACATCGGTCCGTCAAATATGACGGGGAGGCCCGCTTTTTTTGCTTCTTGCTTTGCATAGTTGGCTTTTAGGAGATTTTGGCGGGCGATTTCTTTTACGCCGTTTTTCCCGAGAGCTGTCATGGCGACAGAAGCTGCCAGCGCATTTAAAGCTTGGTTCGAGCATATATTTGATGTCGCTTTATCCCTGCGGATATGCTGTTCTCTTGCTTGTAATGTAAGCACAAAGCCTCTTTTTCCATTTTCGTCTTCCGTTTGTCCGACGAGACGGCCTGGCATCTTTCTCATTAATTTTTTGGTGACGGCGAAAAAGCCGCAATGCGGGCCGCCATATGCTGATGGAATGCCGAAAGGCTGCGCATCGCCGACGACGATATCAGCCTGAAACTTGCCCGGCGGAGCGAGCAGGCCTAACGCAAGCGGGTTGGCTGACACAATAAACATGGATTTCCCTTGATGAGCAATAGGCTCAATATCCTTTAACGGCTCGACCCGGCCAAAAAAATTCGGGTACTGAACGATCACTGCGGCTGTATCCTCGCAAACGGTTTGGCGCAAAGCGTCAAGATCGGTGACGCCATCTGCAGCGGGAACTTCAACGACTTCAATATACTGACCTTTTGCATATGTCTTCAGCACTTCTCTCGATTCAGGATGCACGGTTTTTGACACAACGATTTTTTTCTTTTTCGTATGGCCGGAAGCAAGCATTGCCGCTTCCGCCAAGGCTGTTCCGCCGTCATACATAGAGGAGTTGGCGATATCCATTCCTGTCAGCTCACAGATCATCGTTTGGAATTCGAAAATGGCCTGAAGCTCCCCTTGCGAAATTTCCGGCTGGTAGGGCGTATATGCCGTATAAAACTCAGAGCGTGAAATGACATGATCCACAATCACAGGCTGGTAGTGGTCATATACACCCGCTCCCAAGAAAGACGCGTGTTGTAAGGTATCCTTATTTTTAGAGGCCAGCTTTGTCAGTTCTCTTGTGAGTTCCGTTTCTGACTTCGCTTTTTTGATTTGATACTCTTTTTTATATTTGACGTTTTCCGGTATATCAGCAAATAGTTCATCGATGCCCCTTACGCCGATAGCGGCAAGCATTTCTTGTTTATCCTCTTCTGTTGCGGGCAAATAACGGTGCTTCATGTGTTGACTCCTCTCCCCAAGAAAAAATATTAGCGTTTATAAAATGGTGTTTTAACAACCTTTGCTTTCACTAATTTTTTGCGAATCTCCACCTCTACAACTGTCCCGATTTCACTCGCTTCCGCAGCAACTAGGGCAAGGCCGACGTTTTTCCCAAAGGTCGGCGACTGCGTGCCGGTTGTCACCTTTCCGGCAGGCTTGCCATTATAGAACACTTCATATCCGTGCCGCGGTATCCCTTTTTCGATCATTTCGAGACCGACAATCTTCCTCATTGCTCCGTTTTCTTTTTGTTCACTCAATACTGACTTGCCGAAAAAATCAGACTCCTTTTTGTGTTTTACGGCAAAGCCTATACCTGCTTCAATCGGTGTAATATCCCGGGTCAGCTCCTGGCCGTAAAGCGGGAGCTTCGCTTCAAACCGGAGAGTATCGCGTGCGCCGAGACCGCATGGAATCAGCCCATATGCTTCCCCCGCATCAATAATTTGTCCCCATATATACACAGCATCCTCATTGCGGCAGTAAATTTCATACCCGTCCTCACCCGTATAGCCGGTGCGCGAAATAAGTGCTTTGCAGCCGCTGATATCAGCTTCATCGATAAACGCAAACGGCTTTAATGCAGATAAATCTGAAGACGTAAGCGTTTTTAAGATTGTTTCTGCTTTTGGACCCTGTACAGCTAAGAGCGCGATCTGATCAGACAAATTATCAATCTGCACATCACCTGCGGCATGTTCTTTCATCCAAGCCAAATCTTTATCTATATTAGATGCATTAATGACCAGCAAATAACTGTTCTCACCTTTTTGATAGATAAGTAAATCATCGACGGTTCCGCCATCCGAATAGCACATCGCCGTATATTGCGCACGGCCTGGCGTT
Coding sequences:
- the gcvPB gene encoding aminomethyl-transferring glycine dehydrogenase subunit GcvPB, with translation MSNQDQALIFELSRKGRIGYSLPELDVPEVELEDLLSDTYIRGGDAELPEVSELDIMRHYTALSKRNHGVDSGFYPLGSCTMKYNPKINEKIARIPGFAAIHPLQDEDTVQGALELLYDLSEHLEEITGMDEVTLQPAAGAHGEWTGLMMIRAYHEARGDFKRTKVIVPDSAHGTNPASATVAGFETITVKSNENGLVDLEDLKRSVNEETAALMLTNPNTLGLFEEQITEMAEIVHQAGGKLYYDGANLNAVLSKARPGDMGFDVVHLNLHKTFTGPHGGGGPGSGPVGVKKDLIPYLPKPVLIKKEGRFTFDDDRPHSIGRVKPYYGNFGINVRAYAYIRSMGPDGLKAVTENAVLNANYMMRKLAPYYDLPFDRHCKHEFVLSGKRQKKLGVRTLDIAKRLLDFGYHPPTIYFPLNVEECLMIEPTETESKETLDVFIDAMIQIAREAEENPEIVQEAPHTTIVKRMDETKAARHPVLRYETKEK
- the gcvPA gene encoding aminomethyl-transferring glycine dehydrogenase subunit GcvPA; this translates as MKHRYLPATEEDKQEMLAAIGVRGIDELFADIPENVKYKKEYQIKKAKSETELTRELTKLASKNKDTLQHASFLGAGVYDHYQPVIVDHVISRSEFYTAYTPYQPEISQGELQAIFEFQTMICELTGMDIANSSMYDGGTALAEAAMLASGHTKKKKIVVSKTVHPESREVLKTYAKGQYIEVVEVPAADGVTDLDALRQTVCEDTAAVIVQYPNFFGRVEPLKDIEPIAHQGKSMFIVSANPLALGLLAPPGKFQADIVVGDAQPFGIPSAYGGPHCGFFAVTKKLMRKMPGRLVGQTEDENGKRGFVLTLQAREQHIRRDKATSNICSNQALNALAASVAMTALGKNGVKEIARQNLLKANYAKQEAKKAGLPVIFDGPMFNEFVIKLDEPVKAVNQRLLAKGIIGGYDLGLTYPELDCHMLIAVTELRTKEEIDALIQELGDRHE
- the gcvT gene encoding glycine cleavage system aminomethyltransferase GcvT — protein: MLKRTPLFDLYKEYGGKTIDFGGWELPVQFSSIKKEHEAVRTAAGLFDVSHMGEIEVSGNDSLSFLQRLMTNDVSALTPGRAQYTAMCYSDGGTVDDLLIYQKGENSYLLVINASNIDKDLAWMKEHAAGDVQIDNLSDQIALLAVQGPKAETILKTLTSSDLSALKPFAFIDEADISGCKALISRTGYTGEDGYEIYCRNEDAVYIWGQIIDAGEAYGLIPCGLGARDTLRFEAKLPLYGQELTRDITPIEAGIGFAVKHKKESDFFGKSVLSEQKENGAMRKIVGLEMIEKGIPRHGYEVFYNGKPAGKVTTGTQSPTFGKNVGLALVAAEASEIGTVVEVEIRKKLVKAKVVKTPFYKR